From one Candoia aspera isolate rCanAsp1 chromosome 17, rCanAsp1.hap2, whole genome shotgun sequence genomic stretch:
- the LOC134506853 gene encoding uncharacterized protein LOC134506853, which produces MSVAQDYGTRYARRKSALRKHKDILAKMNEEEQNHSAFFIRVKNPAERYLKQSAGDANAPCKDAKEELKPGDLIEIFRPSCQHWAIYIGDQQVVHLATECDHLADGSPNPLAILSERVCVKKDWLEDVVRKDRYRVNNKHDETHPPLPLSKILWQTEELVGKEMPYTLSSQNCENFVMELRYGPEMNEQEEIKPGDLIEIFRSCYQHWGIYVGEGKVVHLAPECDRLANGAASVLAVLSDRAYVKKDWLETVVRKDEYRVNNKHDYTHPPLPLAKILQRAEELVGREMPYNLTSHNCEHFVMELRYGVAMSDQVTEAIAVGTIGMMGVAAAMIRSAAKRRKHYNE; this is translated from the exons ATGTCCGTGGCCCAggattatgggacaag ATATGCCCGTAGGAAGTCGGCACTGAGAAAACACAAGGACATCCTAGCCAAGATGAATGAAGAGGAGCAGAATCATTCAGCCTTCTTTATCAGGGTTAAGAATCCAGCCGAACGG TACCTGAAACAATCAGCAGGTGATGCTAATGCACCATGCAAAGATGCAAAG GAGGAattgaaaccaggagaccttatTGAGATCTTCCGTCCTTCTTGCCAACACTGGGCCATCTATATAGGGGATCAACAGGTGGTCCACTTGGCAACCGAAT GTGACCATTTAGCAGATGGCTCTCCCAACCCCTTGGCAATCTTATCCGAGAGAGTTTGTGTAAAGAAGGATTGGCTGGAAGACGTCGTCCGGAAGGACAGATACCGAGTGAATAATAAGCATGACGAGACACACCCACCGCTACCCCTCTCTAAGATCCTCTGGCAGACGGAGGAATTGGTCGGAAAAGAGATGCCTTACACCCTGAGCAGCCAAAACTGCGAGAATTTTGTTATGGAGCTACGTTATGGACCTGAAATGAACGAACAG GAAGAAATAAAACCCGGGGACCTCATCGAGATTTTCCGCTCTTGTTATCAACACTGGGGTATCTACGTCGGAGAGGGCAAGGTCGTTCACTTAGCCCCCGAAT GTGACCGTCTTGCGAATGGGGCTGCCAGCGTATTGGCGGTCTTGTCTGACAGAGCATACGTGAAGAAAGATTGGCTGGAAACTGTGGTGCGAAAAGACGAATATCGAGTGAACAACAAACATGACTATACACATCCCCCATTGCCCCTGGCCAAGATCCTCCAGCGGGCAGAAGAGCTGGTGGGCAGAGAGATGCCCTACAACCTCACCAGCCACAACTGTGAACACTTTGTCATGGAGTTGCGATACGGCGTTGCAATGAGTGATCAG GTCACTGAAGCCATTGCTGTGGGAACAATTGGCATGATGGGCGTGGCGGCCGCCATGATCCGATCTGCGGCCAAGAGGCGCAAGCACTACAATGAATAG
- the LOC134506854 gene encoding olfactory receptor 6N1-like, which produces METLNQTKLSEFIIVGFPSLQRFQKPLFFLLLLIYLFTIIGNLLIFTVIRVDSQLHTPMYFFVSALSFLEIWYTAATIPKMLSNLLSERKRISFDGCLLQIYFFHSLGATECYLLTAMAYDRYLAICCPLHYSSTMNNKRCTKLVVTCWVCGLLGPMAEIILVSKLPFCGPNQIAHIFCDFPPLLTLVCTDTSMNVLVDFIINACKILATFLLILMSYLRIIQAILKIRTATGRRKAFSTCAAHLSVVVIFFGSILFMYVRLTKSYSLDYDRALAVVYAVLTPFLNPIIYSLRNKEIKAALQRMFQWQKRNTHQ; this is translated from the coding sequence ATGGAGACCCTCAACCAGACTAAGCTATCCGAATTCATCATTGTCGGCTTCCCAAGTCTCCAGCGCTTTCAGAaacctcttttctttttgcttctcctCATCTATCTCTTCACCATCATTGGCAACCTGTTGATTTTCACCGTCATCCGGGTGGACTCCCAGCTCCATACACCCATGTACTTTTTTGTCAGTGCCCTCTCTTTCTTAGAAATCTGGTATACGGCTGCCACCATCCCTAAAATGCTCTCTAACTTGCTCAGCGAAAGGAAGCGTATTTCTTTCGACGGATGCCTCCTACAAATCTATTTCTTCCATTCTCTGGGGGCCACTGAATGCTACCTCCTCACCGCCATGGCGTACGACCGGTATCTAGCCATCTGCTGTCCACTGCACTATTCATCCACCATGAACAACAAGAGGTGTACCAAACTAGTTGTCACCTGTTGGGTCTGTGGCTTGCTAGGCCCCATGGCTGAAATCATCTTGGTTTCCAAGCTGCCCTTTTGCGGCCCAAATCAGATCGCGCACATCTTCTGTGACTTCCCCCCATTGCTCACTTTAGTCTGCACTGACACATCCATGAACGTTCTGGTTGATTTTATAATCAATGCTTGCAAAATCTTGGCCACTTTCCTCCTGATTTTAATGTCCTATCTGAGGATCATCCAGGCAATCCTTAAAATCCGTACTGCCACTGGGAGAAGAAAAGCTTTCTCCACGTGCGCTGCGCATCTCTCTGTTGTGGTCATTTTCTTTGGAAGCATTCTGTTCATGTATGTCAGGCTGACAAAAAGTTATTCGTTGGATTATGACCGGGCGCTGGCTGTTGTTTACGCTGTCCTGACCCCTTTCCTTAATCCGATTATCTACAgcctgagaaataaagaaattaaagcaGCACTGCAGAGAATGTTTCAGTGGCAGAAACGAAATACTCATCAGTAA
- the LOC134506855 gene encoding olfactory receptor 6N2-like produces the protein MEPYNHTEVIEFIIVGFPNLQHFQNVLFILLLLVYLFTIFGNLLIFTIIHTDCWLHTPMYFFISILSFLEIWYTATTIPKMLSNLLSERKSISFAGCLLQTYFFHSLGATECYLLTAMAYDRYLAICKPLRYPSVMTTKMCAQLAASCWICGFMCPITEVILVSKLPFCGPNQIKHIFCDFPPLLSLACTDTSINVLVDFAVNAFIILVTFLFIMVSYVKIIQAVLKIQTAESREKAFSTCASHLTVVLLFFGSIIFMYVRLKTSYSLEYDRAFAVIYAVLTPFVNPIIYSLRNKEILKAIKRRIHRKSLLRP, from the coding sequence ATGGAACCCTACAATCACACCGAAGTCATTGAATTCATCATTGTGGGATTCCCCAATCTTCAGCACTTCCAGAATGTCCTTTTCATTTTGCTGCTCCTTGTTTACCTCTTCACCATCTTCGGCAATCTGTTGATTTTCACTATCATCCACACGGACTGTTGGCTCCATACACCTATGTACTTTTTCATCAGCATCCTTTCCTTCTTGGAGATCTGGTACACAGCAACCACCATTCCCAAGATGCTGTCTAACTTACTTAGTGAAAGAAAGAGCATATCCTTCGCTGGGTGCCTCCTTCAAACTTATTTCTTCCACTCTCTGGGAGCCACTGAATGCTACTTGCTTACTGCCATGGCCTATGACAGATATCTGGCCATCTGTAAGCCCCTAAGATACCCTTCTGTAATGACGACCAAGATGTGTGCACAACTGGCTGCCAGCTGTTGGATCTGTGGCTTCATGTGCCCCATCACAGAAGTCATCCTGGTCTCCAAGTTACCTTTTTGTGGCCCCAACCAGATCAAGCACATCTTCTGTGACTTCCCACCACTGCTCAGCTTGGCCTGTACTGATACCTCTATCAATGTCCTGGTTGACTTTGCAGTcaatgctttcatcattctaGTGACTTTCTTGTTCATCATGGTCTCTTATGTGAAGATTATCCAAGCTGTCTTGAAGATCCAGACTGCTGAGAGCCGTGAGAAAGCTTTTTCAACCTGTGCGTCACATCTGACAGTAGTTCTCCTCTTTTTTGGAAGCATCATTTTCATGTATGTGAGGCTGAAGACAAGCTATTCCTTAGAGTATGATAGAGCATTTGCTGTGATCTATGCTGTCCTGACTCCATTTGTCAATCCTATAATTTATAGCCTTCGAAACAAAGAAATCCTAAAGGCAATAAAGAGGAGAATTCACCGGAAGAGCCTCCTCAGACCTTGA